The following are from one region of the Capsicum annuum cultivar UCD-10X-F1 chromosome 1, UCD10Xv1.1, whole genome shotgun sequence genome:
- the LOC107876877 gene encoding uncharacterized protein LOC107876877: MDCNKEEAIKARRIAEGMMENRDFVGAKKFASKAQQLFPDLENIAQMVLVCEVHCSAVNKTFGNEKDWYSILKVDPTADDALIRKQFRKFALSLHPDKNKFPGAADAFTLIGDAQAVLLDRQQRMLYNSRCIPSGKFQVPMQHKSCQPDTRTYPWVQNNSNFTSEFANPQSTQSGAPGSQPTFWTACPFCSVKYKYYISVLNKVLRCGNCKELYTGHKVNASDATPGTSRSQSTSSQKKDADETLARNPSTHSEFPSEVGRESNRNGNSENVYGKMNKEGLSGEYKKKNTKKRKASTESSENCDSSTGIDSEEDTNFDVSAHMPGQNYECLGGANQRRSTRCRQRVNYQGNVSDEDEEEDPSKLSKGTGYPSPTKEAEVQHLSHAATANGKKKKLRESLSSEESLQNTEQEAETANERVGVPEKGSGQNLDLPSDVGPSTMTEPETFECADPDFSDFDKDREESCFKIGQVWAVYDTLDAMPRFYAVIRKILSPAFKLRITWLEPDPLNEDETKWLSEGLPASCGRFRLGNSEYTEDHPMFSHLVCAIKGNSCNAIKIFPLEGETWAIFKDWDMNWTSHLERKKKYEYEFVEVLSDYADDIGVHVAYLDKAKGLTCLFHRAAAKLGERDPFLIPAKDMFRFSHRVPSFKMTGMERNDVPEGSFELDPASLPIDQVGISASADLDIENGNAFQDVSCPRSSFSAMNMVPDGKPQGILSPVDGVQMKQKSKRDTSSVSPKGKSEGNAHPADRQSRINLGNNSSIGHRENANHIDSINSAENYVAPEANEVPEPDFYSFDVERSLEKFQVGQCWAIYSDEDALPRYYGQIRKIDPMPNFVLHVAWFYACPPPKSVIQWHDKAMPIGCGLFKFRSKKLNEYTGTDAFSHEVVAEPMKKGVHRIFPRSGEVWAVYKNWSAQMKGDKLEDCEYEIVEIVDVSDKYVSVKFLAWVKGFKSVYKPQVEAEAANGTVKISVSEQLRFSHQIPAYHLTEERGGSLRGFWELDPAGMPVYLLCRD; the protein is encoded by the coding sequence ATGGACTGCAACAAAGAAGAGGCCATCAAGGCTAGACGGATTGCTGAAGGGATGATGGAAAATAGAGATTTCGTTGGAGCTAAGAAGTTTGCATCTAAAGCCCAGCAACTCTTTCCTGATCTGGAGAACATTGCACAGATGGTTTTGGTTTGTGAAGTGCATTGCTCTGCAGTGAATAAAACTTTTGGAAATGAGAAAGATTGGTACAGTATTCTTAAAGTAGACCCAACAGCTGATGATGCGCTTATTAGGAAGCAATTCCGCAAGTTTGCTCTCTCGCTACATCCTGATAAGAACAAGTTCCCTGGTGCAGCTGATGCGTTTACACTGATTGGTGATGCTCAAGCGGTGCTTTTGGATAGACAACAACGTATGTTGTACAACAGTAGATGCATTCCTTCTGGAAAATTTCAAGTACCAATGCAGCATAAAAGCTGCCAGCCAGATACCAGGACATATCCTTGGGTACAAAATAATTCCAATTTCACATCAGAATTTGCTAATCCTCAAAGTACGCAATCAGGAGCTCCAGGAAGCCAACCAACCTTTTGGACTGCCTGCCCATTCTGTTCTGTTAAGTATAAGTATTATATAAGCGTGCTAAATAAAGTTTTGCGGTGCGGCAATTGTAAAGAGTTGTACACAGGTCACAAAGTGAATGCTTCAGATGCAACACCCGGAACCAGTAGGAGTCAGTCTACTTCCAGTCAGAAGAAGGATGCTGACGAGACCCTTGCCAGGAATCCATCTACGCATTCAGAGTTTCCCTCAGAGGTTGGTCGGGAGTCTAATAGAAACGGAAACTCGGAAAATGTGTATGGAAAAATGAATAAGGAGGGTTTATCAGgggaatataaaaagaaaaacactAAGAAAAGGAAGGCATCAACAGAATCTAGTGAAAATTGTGATTCATCAACAGGCATAGACTCTGAAGAAGATACAAATTTTGATGTTTCTGCTCATATGCCTGGGCAGAATTATGAATGTCTGGGTGGGGCAAACCAGCGAAGATCTACGCGGTGTAGACAGCGTGTCAATTACCAGGGAAATGTaagtgatgaagatgaagaagaagatccTTCTAAGCTATCTAAGGGGACTGGATATCCCTCTCCTACAAAGGAGGCTGAGGTTCAGCATTTGTCTCATGCAGCAACTGCCAATGggaaaaagaagaaattaaggGAAAGTTTGTCCTCTGAAGAGAGCCTGCAGAACACAGAGCAGGAAGCTGAGACTGCAAATGAAAGAGTGGGTGTACCTGAAAAAGGCAGTGGACAAAACCTTGATCTTCCCTCAGATGTAGGGCCTTCTACTATGACTGAGCCAGAAACATTTGAATGTGCAGATCCAGATTTTAGTGATTTTGACAAGGACAGGGAAGAATCTTGCTTTAAGATTGGACAGGTATGGGCTGTTTATGATACTCTGGATGCCATGCCTAGATTTTATGCAGTCATCAGGAAGATTTTATCTCCTGCGTTTAAGTTGCGCATAACTTGGTTAGAGCCAGATCCGCTGAATGAAGATGAAACCAAATGGCTATCTGAGGGCCTTCCAGCTTCTTGTGGCAGGTTCAGACTGGGAAACTCAGAATACACTGAAGATCATCCTATGTTCTCACATTTGGTATGTGCAATAAAGGGAAATAGCTGCAATGCGATAAAGATATTTCCACTGGAAGGAGAAACTTGGGCCATCTTTAAAGATTGGGATATGAACTGGACTTCTCATCTTGAGCGCAAGAAAAAGTACGAGTACGAGTTTGTTGAGGTATTGTCAGACTATGCTGATGATATTGGTGTTCATGTAGCATACTTGGATAAAGCTAAAGGCTTAACTTGTCTTTTTCATCGAGCAGCAGCAAAACTTGGGGAAAGAGACCCATTTCTGATTCCTGCAAAGGATATGTTTAGGTTTTCTCATAGAGTTCCTTCTTTCAAGATGACAGGGATGGAGAGGAATGATGTTCCTGAAGGATCTTTTGAACTAGATCCTGCTTCCTTACCTATTGACCAAGTAGGCATTTCTGCTTCTGCAGATCTTGACATCGAAAATGGGAATGCATTCCAAGATGTTTCTTGTCCTAGATCTTCATTTTCTGCAATGAATATGGTACCGGATGGGAAGCCTCAAGGCATTTTATCTCCTGTAGATGGGGTGCAAATGAAGCAAAAATCCAAAAGAGATACATCTTCAGTTAGTCCGAAAGGGAAGTCTGAAGGAAATGCTCATCCTGCTGATAGACAATCCAGAATTAACTTGGGAAATAATTCATCCATAGGCCATAGAGAGAATGCTAATCACATAGATTCCATAAATTCTGCAGAAAACTATGTTGCACCAGAAGCTAATGAGGTTCCTGAACCTGATTTCTACAGCTTTGATGTTGAGAGATCATTGGAGAAGTTTCAAGTTGGTCAATGTTGGGCAATTTACAGTGATGAAGACGCGTTGCCAAGGTACTATGGCCAGATAAGGAAGATAGATCCTATGCCTAATTTTGTGTTGCATGTGGCATGGTTTTATGCCTGTCCACCACCTAAAAGTGTGATACAGTGGCATGATAAAGCAATGCCAATTGGTTGTGGGTTGTTCAAGTTTCGAAGCAAAAAACTGAACGAATATACAGGAACAGATGCCTTTTCACATGAAGTAGTCGCAGAACCTATGAAGAAGGGTGTACACAGGATCTTCCCCAGATCAGGTGAAGTTTGGGCAGTATATAAAAACTGGAGTGCTCAGATGAAAGGTGATAAGCTAGAAGATTGTGAAtatgaaattgttgaaattgtGGATGTTTCTGATAAGTATGTCTCTGTTAAGTTCTTAGCATGGGTAAAAGGTTTCAAGTCTGTCTACAAGCCTCAAGTAGAAGCAGAGGCTGCTAATGGCACAGTGAAAATATCTGTATCTGAGCAGCTCAGGTTCTCTCATCAGATCCCTGCTTATCACCTGACAGAAGAGAGAGGTGGCAGCCTGCGAGGTTTCTGGGAGCTTGATCCCGCAGGAATGCCTGTTTATTTACTTTGTAGAGACTGA